Below is a genomic region from Chloroflexi bacterium ADurb.Bin180.
TACGGTAGAATACTACTACGAGCTGGGCCTGTGCTATGTCTACATTGGAGATTGCGCATCCGCGCGCCCCTGGCTGGAGAAGGCCCTGCAGCTCGACCCTACTGCCCAGCCAGCGCTGGATGGATTGAGGGCCTGCGGGGGCTAGTGCCCCGAAATTCGGTCAACGGACTGCTGCGCCCGCACGGCAGCAGGGACGTGAGGAGGTAACGGTGAGCAAGAGTCGATACAATCGCAGCAGCCAGTTGATGTGGCTGCTCAGTCTGTTCATCGCGGTGAGCATGATTGTTGGAACGCTGTTATCCGTCCTGCCTCGACGGCAGGTGAGGGCCACGCCGACTCCGCCCAGGCCGACCCTTACTGCGACGCACACGTCGCCCACGCCAACCTTGTCGGCCCCTCAGGTCGCACCTTCACAGTGAATCAAGGCCGCACAGGAGTGCTGCCGGTTCCGCATTTGCCAATTCGCTGCAACCTGAATATACTGCTGGCCGTCATGGGCGCGTAGCTCAGCCGGTTAGAGCGCACGGTTCACATCCGTGAGGTCATAGGTTCGAGTCCTACCGCGCCCATGCCCTTTTCTCCCGGAGTGCTACAGTGTCCCTCTCTTATCCGCTCCGTCTGCTGGCGTTCGTTCTGGTCTATGTGCTCAGCCGATTCGCTGCTAGCTGGCTCGTTCTGGCGCTTCCGCGGCTGAGGAACGGACCGCTCCTCCGAATCGCCGCCAGCGTCCAACTGTGGGCTCCTCGTCTGGGGCTTGACGAGTTCTTGCGCCTCGCCTACTACGTGCTGGTGCCCTTCGCCGTACTGCAGCTCGGGTGGGTCAGTCCCGTGGATCTGGGGCTGGTCAACCTTGATTGGGTCCGTGGCATCGGCGTCACTGTTGCCCTCACTGTGGCCGCTCTAGGGCCGCTGGTCTGGATCTGGTGGCGCTATCTGCGGCTGGTCGAGTGGTCAGGCGATTGTGTGGTCGTGAGGCAGTGGGCTGAGCCGTGGGGCTGGACCAGGTCACTCCGCGAGGCCGTACTTCTGGAAGCGTCCTGGGCTCTGATTCGCTCCGCCGGTCTGGTGGCGCTGGGTGGCTACTGGGGTGTGTGCGCCGGCCTGAGCTTGATACTGGTCTCGGTGCTGATTGATCCTCGGGCACTGAGCAACTTGCGCACAGTGGGGCGCCGCGAAGAATCACTGCTCAACGCGTCCCTGGTCCTGGCGACATCCGCGCTCTTCTGGCTCAGCGGCAACCTGTGGTTGTGCTGCTTGGCGCACGCCGCGTTGCGGTGCTCGGTGCTGTCGATGGTGAGCCGCTGTGGAGTGAAAGCAGCGGACAGAGGAACCTAGTCCGAGGCAGCCAGAGACAGCAAAACGGACAGGCTGCGCTCGGCGAACGTCCGCCTGTCCGTCTTGGTGATTGAGCCAGTTACTTGAGGACGAGGGCGAGTACGAAGAGCAGTGCAAACATCGCCGCGGCGAGGACGCCCATCTTGCGCAGGTCGGCGAAAACGTAGCGGTACTCCTGGTTCAGGTCAACCTTGGCGGTGGGAGTTCGCCATGGGGAGGCTGCGGGTGCCTCTGTGGCCGCGAGCGTCTGTGCCGCGCCCGGCACTGACGTTTCCTGCCTCGGGGTGACCTTTCGTGGTGCGCGTCGGTTCTTCTTGGACATCGTAGCCCCTTCCTGTGACTAGTGCGCGGTGAGCCGCGCAGAATGCGTTCAGATTATAGCCGGGCGGCCGGTGGGGTCAAACGCAGATCAATGCCCCGTTTTCTTGCGGACGAGGTTCAGCACGAGACGTGCTTCGTCCACTCTGAGCCAGAACGCAGTTAGGGCATAGACAGCGAGGCCAACGCCTCCCGCCGCTCCCAGACGGAGCGCCTGACGAACGATCCCAATGCCGGGCAGGGCAAGGTCCAGTAGACGGTAGACGCCGAACGTGGCGGCACCCATGGTCAGGGAAGCGGCGAGGACCTTGCCCAGTGCGGCAAGCAGCCCCATTCGCTCCCACTGCCCGACCCTGCGCCGAATGAGCCACAGAGTGATGAGAGCATGAGCGGTCAACTGCAGCGAATTCGCCGCCACCAGTCCCAGCATGCCCCAGCCCAGCACAAAGGCTAGCACCGGGGCTGCCAAAAGGTAGATGCCCACGCAGACAATGCCGACCACCACGGGGGTAACCGTGTCCTTCTGCGAGTAGAAGGCAATGATCAGGAGCAGGTCCACCGCCGCGAAGGGAGTGCCGAGCAGGTAGAACAGCAGTGCGCGAGCAGTCTGCGCGGTGTCCGCGGCAGTGAACTCGCCGTGCTGGTAGAGCAGTGAGATCACCGGAGAGCCCAGCACGATCAATCCAACCGCAGCCGGGATGATCAGGAACAGCACGAGTCTCATGCCAAGCGCGAGCGTCTGCTTGAACTGTTCGCGGCCAGTGCTCAGGTTGAGCCGTGACAGCGCGGGCAGAATGGCCATCGAGACGGCCGTCGAAACGAGGCCCAGAGGGAACTCGCGCAGCCGAGTGGCTGCTGCCATCCAGGCGATGGCTTGCTCGCCAACCCGCGAAGCGAGATTACGATCGACCACGATACCCACCTGGCTGACCACCAGACTGAGCACGACCGGTGCGTAGAGGATGGCAATACGCCGCAGAGCGGGGTGGGCCAGATCCAGAGTGAAGCGCAGCCTGGCTCCCCGCAGCCCGGGGAGCTGCACCACCATCTGCAACAGCGAACCGAGCACGATCCCCACGGTGAGACTGGTGACGCCAAAGCGGCCCGCCAGGAACTGGACTCCGAGAATGCCGCCGAGGTTAAAGACGGCTGCACCAATGGCGGGGAAGGTAAAAACCTGCTGGGCGTAAAGAATGGCTGTCAGTACGCCAGAAATGCCGAAAAAGACAATGGCCGGCGAGATGACGCGGATTAGCAGAGTGGTGAGAGCCCGCAGATCGGCCGCAAAACCGCTCACCAGCGCGCCGGTCATCAGCGGTGCGGCTGCTTCGACGAGGATCAGGAAGCCGCCCATTACCACGGTCACCAGACTGAGCAGGGTGCTGGCCAGATGCCACAGCTCGTCCTGCTGCTCTCGTGCGGCATACTCGCTGAACACCGGCACCAGTGCCGCACTGACCATCCCGCCTACCAGGAGTTCGTAGATGTTCTTGGGCACCAGCGATGCCGCCTCGAAAGCGCTCATCGCGCCGGTGGCGCCAAAGTAATAGGCGTTGCGATTGTCGCGGAGCAGGCCGAAAAGCCGGCTGGCGATGTTGCCCAGGGATACAATCAAGGCAGCCCTGGCAATCCCTCGCCCCTGTCCCTCGCGATGTTCGACAGACTCGGTCACTTGGCATCTCCTGGTGTGGCAGAGCCACGGATGCGTGCTGCGGGGATGGATGAAGCGTGGCCGAGCGTGATTGCAGCGACATGCAGCAGGTCAAGTCCCCCGTTAGTGAACATAAATGACTCACGGGACCGGGCTAGTCTGCGCCGGATTCGCACAGCGCTGCCGAGGCTGATCAGGCGTCCCATCCCTCGGCCTTGGGGACTGGTGCTTGCCTGGCAGACATAAGGCCGCCGGCTGCGACGTAGCTCTCCAGGATACGGCGCAGCGCCCTGACCGCGTTGGC
It encodes:
- the murJ gene encoding putative peptidoglycan biosynthesis protein MurJ translates to MTESVEHREGQGRGIARAALIVSLGNIASRLFGLLRDNRNAYYFGATGAMSAFEAASLVPKNIYELLVGGMVSAALVPVFSEYAAREQQDELWHLASTLLSLVTVVMGGFLILVEAAAPLMTGALVSGFAADLRALTTLLIRVISPAIVFFGISGVLTAILYAQQVFTFPAIGAAVFNLGGILGVQFLAGRFGVTSLTVGIVLGSLLQMVVQLPGLRGARLRFTLDLAHPALRRIAILYAPVVLSLVVSQVGIVVDRNLASRVGEQAIAWMAAATRLREFPLGLVSTAVSMAILPALSRLNLSTGREQFKQTLALGMRLVLFLIIPAAVGLIVLGSPVISLLYQHGEFTAADTAQTARALLFYLLGTPFAAVDLLLIIAFYSQKDTVTPVVVGIVCVGIYLLAAPVLAFVLGWGMLGLVAANSLQLTAHALITLWLIRRRVGQWERMGLLAALGKVLAASLTMGAATFGVYRLLDLALPGIGIVRQALRLGAAGGVGLAVYALTAFWLRVDEARLVLNLVRKKTGH